AGCGGTGAATTTTTACGTTAGCTTGATAATATGAGCTCTTTAAATGGAGGCAATGTGGACTAATGATCGCTTTCCTGGGGAGTGATCATACCCTCCAATACCGGacgtgtctgtgtttttcactgtCCAAACGGTGCAAGCCCAAACTACCAGGGATTGATGTTACCGTAGCATCAGCAAGTGGTAcctcgtcagaatgtggtacacgtCAGAAAATGGTACTCTGTCACAACATTCTCAGAAGGGCGTTCCATGTGTGGGCGTTTGGTCGAATTTACATCTGATTGGGGTTCTTAGAGGTTTTTGTACTGTGAAAATGAGTCAGTTTACCACTAACgcttttaaatataaatacttGTTTTCCAACACCGAGCAGTAAGATTAAATCTAGTTTAGATACAGCGGGATAAATTATGAGAACGAAAACTGAAGAGACACCCGCACTGGATTCTGGGCTTGCTTGTAGGGCTGATAGCGCttgcagtttttaaaaagtaaaaagtattAACGAAATAAAATAATTGCCATTGTATCACACCGAAGTACACCCAACACGACTCTGCAAGCGTGAAACTAACAAAGCTGATCAAATACatagatttttgtatttttaattattttttaatatttttttattatttaaagagacagtaaCCAAATTTTGCACATTCTGCCCATAGCCtttcaatgtcattttattagcaatttctttcctttttgtttttgaaggGGCTTGATTTGTTTTGTAACCTCCTCTCTTAATATTTCGTTTGAGGTGATATTTCTAGGATATCTGGCActctgctatattattattatttatttatttattatcagacactcttatccagggcgacttagaagatatcacattatttttacatacaattacattattttttttacatacaattccccatttatacagttgggtttttactggagcaatctaggtaaagtaccttgcttaagggtacagcagcagtgtcccccacctgggattgaacccacaaccctccggtcaagggtccagagccctaaccactactccagactgCTGCCCCTATAGtgttgattaataataataataataataataataataataataataataataataataataataataataataataataataataataaataaaactccGTCTTTTTTCATGTCATACCAAGTTCATCAGTATGTTCACTTTTCACAAAAAAGCTAAATACTCGCTCGCTTAATTATGCGGACAGCCTTTATTTACAAAACTTACAAATCAACCGAGCGAGTCTAAAACAGATCGAATCCGCTATTTACCCAACAGAGGTgttttctctatatatatatatatatatatattaaatagcgATATTTATTTCTACAATGCACGGTACTGTAAGAAACGAGAAAGAAGAGTCGGACGCATCAGCAACAATCGCATCACAGGCGTGAGACTTCACTTTACACGACTGAATAGAGcccagaatcacaaaaacatgCTATACGattgctgctgtctgtctgtcagcattAAACAAATTAACCAGTGTCGATAGCTTCCTCACATAATAgtactatataaaaatacattattatttaaaatgaaacaaaatcgTCTGTGTGTCGTAATACAGTATCCCGTTGTAAATGTATACCACGATATTCACATGTAGAAAACCGGCCATTACGACTTCATCAGGGATGAAGAAAGAGGAATATGATACTGTATAGTAAAGGCTAAAATATTTACCatgtattactaataataataataataataataataataataataataataataataataataataataataacggtgcTGTGATCAATATTAAAGACACAACATTATTCTGAATATGAAATAAATCAATATGCgcagtgttttttaaaatggCACAAGCCAGTTACCTCCGAGGAGTCCCCTTACCTTAGTTATGCTTCGTCTGTTTCTGTGTTGGAAGACTGTCCGTCACACGCGTGCTCCTCAGAGTTAATCCTTATAAGGAGCTGAAGACGGCCGCGTCTGTACGTCAACGACCACGCAGCGTGTGGTTTGTACACACCAGCGTGCCGAAATTAAAACGATAAACCAAGTCAGCGCCGCTTCTAAATTAAACCCTTCGCTGCGGCTGGTGTGCCAAAACGGCGACTTTTCATTGCCCCCCCACCCTCAGAAGAATTAGTTCCAGGAATAACCTTTAATTAAGAACCTAACCTtataataacgttttttttttctgaacacgtgggttcattttaaaccatttaaagaaCCGCGTAATATGGTTTGGTTCTAAGGTTATATTTTTTCAATTCTTTCAACATATTGATCACAAATATAAAGAGTACCCAGCACAGAATAGATTACACGTTTCATAATTCCGTTTtattcccctggaaaaaaatCACACTGTTGTAATAATGTTACCTGCCCCTATTTAATTGTACCCCCTTTTTGTATATCGACTGTGCTTGATTGTATTAGTCATAACTAAGCAACACTCTGCAaaaccttgtttttttaaataactaaaggcagttataaatgtaattaaacatgtAGACACAATGAGATTTCTAAAAGATGAATACCTTTTGTAGCTACAATACAAAAGCTTAACATGTCATCTAAAACCATGATCATGTTTATCCTTTGCTTAGAATGCGACAGCTTATAAACAGTCTGGTATGATAGCAAtaaagtttcatttttaaatgcttacacagtcaaaataaaacatttattacatATAATCCATGCATATAAAACTATTTTATAATAAGATAATTATAAAGTTGATATAAATGAACGCATAAGAACTGTTACATTAAAAACGATCCTCAATAAACAGGAAAACCGTGCAAGCACAAActataaatacaaagaaaaaggaCACTTCCATGAAAGGAAATAACGTTTCATATTAATCAGGATTATTGAAATTCATATTTCATCATAGTTGAGAAAATacttcgccctggataagggcgtttgctaataaataaataaataaataaataaataaataaataataataataataataataataataataataataataataataataataaagtatttgatgaaatatatgtatatttaaaacaaaaccataCACTTGCCTTTACTCCCACACCCTGAAATTACCTTAATATTgacgattattttttaaattgggttAATAGTTGTTCAATATTAGTGTAAAATACTTAAAAAGTGATACGCAAATATACACGAGAATTAATCTACAAATACACTTTTATTAAGTCAGTATTAAGTTAAATTTACCGTAAAAATACGGTATTTCTTTCACAGTATACATCAATTTAAAATGCTGACGCCGAAAGAAATGTTATCATTTTGGGCGGTTAGTCCTGCTGTCTTATCGTACTCACACATAGCATGTGTATAAAAATAGCAAAGTTAGATCATCACAGAGAAGCGTTATACGAATGAGTCTAATCGAAAGACAGTTCAATATGTCGATTAAACGCCTCCTtgtcaaggaggctgtgtggtccagtggttaaagaaacgggcttgtaaccaggaggtccccggttcaaatcccacctcagccactgactcactgtgtgaccctgagcaagtcacttcacctccttgtgctccgtctttcgggtgagacgtaattgtaagtgactctgcagctgatgcatagttcacacaccctagtatctgtctctggtgtctgctaaataaactaataataacaacataccGAGTATACAAAATCTGGAGTAAATGAACCAATTCAAAATACTACACGTTTGTTTATTCCCCAtaacttttgaaaataaaacgtTCTATAACATGCGTCTCTTTTAAAACGACACATTTGGGAcctacagttttgcatcacctagacttttaggattgcgacatcattttaaaaagaaaaaagcgtgtgaacataatttagatattttatttagcatcatgtaatcaagaaaaatgatatcacaaaagtctaccggaaaccatagtacagcagtatttcatgttagattttgaaatttttTGTCAAGTACATGaaaaaagcggtatgtaattcaatatgttaacgtaacaaacagcaggtttaattcgactttatgaatcaAAATCAGCTAATTATATAGtgatttttaacattttttgcCAAAGCGGTATGGAAATGCGAAATGGATATTTCGTTTTTACGGAAAGAAAAGACATCGATGTTGCGATAGAGTCAGAGGCACAACaactaatttttttaaatacaaaaaatgaaaatgttgttttttttttgtctcatggGGCAAACGTCCCAGAAGGGCGTTTCAAACAATGTGGTCGTTTGGTCGAATTGGTGAATTTACATCTGATTGGGGTTGTTAGAGGTTTTTGTACTGTCAAAACGAGTCAGTTTACCACTAacgcttttaaaaatatatattttctccgATATATTTCACAGCTTCAAAGTTGCTCCAGCGCATATGAGGAGTcccgtttttaaaaaaataattattgcaAAACACATCTAAGCAAGAATAAAATGCGCACTGTATCACACCAAAGAACACCAAACACAACTTTACCTATAGGGAGACTTCATACACGATTGGATCAGTCGATTCAATGGCacgttatcaagcaaaatcaGCACATAtcaatgggccagtaggtacctactagcctacaaacccctaaatctacccgctacccctaaacctaatgtctaccaCTAACccaatctctacccctaaacctaatctcaacccctaaactgtgttcatttttactattatttcaacatcgcttttagcgccctctagcggctacatCCGACGTCCATTAAACCGCTTGATCCAGACGTGTGTCCCGAATTGTATATTTTTGCCAAGCGCCCCACACCTTAAATTGCGGCCGAAGGGAGTTACACTACGTAGGGCGAAGTGAATAGGGCGTAGGTAGCGATTTGAGCCCTATGTCGGTGTTGTGCCGAGGCTGGGTTAAGCGTGTTTTAAACAGTGTTTGGTTACTGTGTCTCAACACAATTGAAGCGCAATATAAAGTACACCAAATCTGCGCGTTTTATTAAAGATTCTGTGTCGTTCACACTTGTATAGCTGTATCTAGTGTACTTTGGTATACAATAATAGGGTGAAGGGACCTTTCtgtaaagctcctaaattatAGAACGCTCTGCCTTCTCACAGAAAAGCTTACTGTTTTGAAATCAAGAGTGaaacggtgtttttttttttttaaatatctttctaTCTTTCCTATTTGCTTtctgtccttttttaaaattccgaatgtattattcaatatccGTTTTAGACTCTTTTAATGGGTCTGTTTCTACAAAACCAAATGTGTATCTCTTTTTAAATGTCAGTCTTATCAGATTCTGTACTcgactgtttttaatgtaatgtaatggtttaattgttcgtgcgtgcgtgtgcgtgcgtgcgtgcgtaggCAGGTATTACTgtcaatgtgcggacaaaatttgagaaaatgtccccacaaagatagtaactcctgaaataACGACGTTGTGGGGGcgccccactttgtaaaacacctttttaagaagtaaatatgcatttaaaaaaaataaaattaaaaaagtgccaaaatatttagtttgttgtcgactttcactctgtgtggagttttgtctttactggagttagaaatagtaactaaaaatatagtgagagtcaatgagaagtccccacagatataggaatgcaaacgtgtgcgtgtgcgtgtgcgtgtgcgtgtgcgtgtgcggcGCTTTGGGGTCCCTGTGATGAAAGGAGATATTGAAACGGGAACTGTCGTTGTATTAGTAGTAGTCCGATATTTTTGGCATAGGACTTCTGAGAATTGTGTCCAATGTGTGTATAACcactctggaaaaaaaaaatgtagtgtcgttcttttttttatcttttcgaGAAGTGGTAACCTTGCGATATTTCGCTCCATCTCGGTAAACAACAGGGGGGTCGATTCAAAACTGAGGCGGGTGAGCGCTCTGTGAAGCTAGACAGAGAAGCGCCCTGCTTTCCCAGGCTGCGAGTTCTCTTATTACGCAGCATCAATCTCACAATTCCTGACATTTAGGGATAATATTTAGCctttatatttacatatttagaaGTATATTGAACTTTAGCACCTTGTTGTGGAGATGGTTTTAAAGGCCCTATTCTCATTTGGTTCACGCGCTGTAATGAAAATGAAACGGCACCGGGTTTAGTCCAAGGGAAACATTTCCCCTAGATTTCAACACACGTCATTACAAAGTACGACTCCGTGGTCTCTATCTCCGCCTCTGTAGAATTAGATCTGTATTTTAATTGCACATGAAAAACGTCTCTTAAAAATAGCTTGTTTTCACTTGTAGAACGGTACCCAAGAATTTGAAGAAATTGCAGTTCagtgcaggcttgaggcatggagactggacTGTAAAACATTGTAAAACAGTCTGGTGTTGCACCCCTGAAGCTACACACTCTTTAGAGTCTATGGGCTCTGATGTGGGGTGGCTGCAGGCGTTACCACGTGGGTAAGATAAACTGCCGTGGGAATGTCTAATCATTGAACTGCAGCAAACTGTTGCATTTCAATAGAAAAGCATTGCAATACCACTTGAAAATCTGGCACTCCCTACGAAATCCGCTAGAGGGCAACATTCCCATTTAATTGCaattaactgtaaaataaataaataataattgaaaactaCACTGTCTCCCCTCCCCACTTGTAACTGTAACCACTGGAGCCacactgctccccccccccccccccagatctaACCACTACGCTATTGTAGTTTGCTCCCAGTGAAACACTACAACAATGTTTTTGATTTCGTTCCCTGAAGAGAAGGACTGTCCTTTGTCAATTTGACAAGGGGGCGGGGGAAGTCCAGGAAGTTTTAGAGATTTTCcaaaccataaaaaaaacaaaaaactttttcaaTAGACCAGTGACAGAATCGTTTGCAGGtgcaaatatgtttattttaaggtCATATAGACTTGgaatccatttttaaaaatgtttgcgcTATCTTTGAACAATATCCCTTGTTAATATCTATCAGAGCTAATAATTATCTATTAttaggagtagtggttagggctctggactcttgaccggagggtcgtgggttcaatcccaggtgggggggacactgctgctgtacccttgagcaaggtactttacctagattgctccagttaaaacccaactgtataaatggggaattgtatgcaaaaataatgtgataactgtataatgtgatatcttgtaacaattgtaagtcgccctggataaggacgtcggctaagaaataaataataatatctatgaCATATGAGTTCTTTAAAGGTAACGctcagattaaaaaacaaaacaaaacaaaacaaaaacagactttaaagtaagCTCAATAGCAGCAAGGGCCTACACTGGGTGTGATACACGCAGTTCCATTAAAGGTTAAACAACATATAGACAACGCAATGAAAAACAGGGGAGCATtcacggctggtttcacagaccccgattagcactaatcttggactacctaatggaACCTTAGGTAAGGCAGTCCAGAATTAGAGAATTCAGCATCTGTGGAATAGAGAATAAATGGTCTGTTAGGGGTTAAGCTTTGGAATCGGAGTTTTCTAAATATAACCGTTTCCAGCTGCGCCTGTCACATGCTGAATAAGTtcctcaaaaaaaataataaatgcatgtcCTCTTCCTAAAACTATTTTAGTAGCAAGTGTCAGGCTTTTAAATGGATAACCCCTCCACTGGCTGTTTCTCTCTTTTCTATACGGTGGAAGAAGCTGACAGACAGATCTAAACGAATCTACAGTGCAAATCAGGGTTGGGATCAAtgcctgtttttcaattccagtttCACTTCCCCGATCTCACATTTAAACTCCGATTCAAATTCCCCATTcctattctgttaaaaaaaaattctcacaGTGGCGACATTTTACTTCAGTTGAAGTCAAAGTTTGTTCTCCATTAAAGCGGTTTCAAATGAAAGCCGTTGAAAAATCAATAACTAGGTTTCTAAAATAGAAATTCCAGTTCCTTCGAATAATTAATCTAATCAATGTGTTTTGAGAGTTCTAGGAGctcatattatatataaataacgaagaaaaataattgataaactgaaaactcactatttttaaaaagaagagcTAGTGCTAGCACAAGtctagggcagctacaatgggatgaggctagtattggtagaatgggaccacagtctGCTGGCTatacccttcccaaatgatcttcaatggcgaTGCAAAAGGACAGCGCCACTACAAtggaaatgtttcatttttaacacAGCTTTCAGCTGTTTTGCTCACGACTACTGTTCTGCGTGTGGTTTTATCAGAGAAGCACAAATGGAAACATTTGAACTGCACACAggaagagaggggggggggggggggacgagagagaaagcgagagaaagagagcgagagcgtgcgagagagagacacacacagacagacggaaaACACcgtgttaagaaaaaaaaaatgatgcttttaaatttgttttacaaaaagaaaaattaaaaaatgaattaacaaaCAGAAGGGGGTTTTCAGAGAGCCGGCTCAGAAAAGAAGGAGGAAGAGTTTCTTTAATTCGCTTCTGTGTTGCTCCCGAGACAAACGTGGACGCTGAAGAATTTGTATTCGACAGACTTTCTTTTCGCTGGAAAGATCTGAAGACATGCTAAAACTACATCTTCTGCTCATCTCGTTTATCACCTAAAAATAAAATCTCAAAATGAACGAGAGCAGCTCTTCTACCAACGAGTCTGGCAACCAGTACCCCGAGGTGCGGCTGTGCGCGTCAATGATATCCTTCATCCTCCTCGCATTCTTCAACCTGGTCATCAACTTCACCATTGTGAGCGAGGAGCGGCTCCGCACCCAGGCTAGGTTCGTCCTCATATTCCACCTGCTTTTTTCCGGCTTGGTCTATTTCGGCCTGAGCAGTGCCTTCTACCTGCAGAGCTACATGCGCTTCCAAATATCCAAGGCCTCCTGTTTGACCCTCATCACCATCCTCATGACCAGCGCTTCCAACATCCTGCTGACCCTCACCGCCATGGCGCTGGACCGCTACAGCGCGATCTGCTTCCCGCTCAAGTACAGTGCCCTGTGCGGAAAGCACCGGCCCTGGCTACTGGGAGCGGTGACCTGGCTCCTGGCACTGCTTATCCCGCTATACCTGGTGACCCAGGACAGAGAACCAGACGATCAAGCAAGATGCACACGAGCCCAAATGAAAGACGGGCAGCTTTTAAAGATTTTATTAATCTCCTGTTGCACTTGTTTGATTGTATACAGCTACGTGAAGATCCTTCTTGAAGGCAGACGAATCGGAGTTCTGAACAGACGCAACCGGATTGGGAGAAAAACTATTCTGATGCACGGGGTGCAGCTGGCTGTCTATATCCTCCCAAACTTTGTCCTTTATGTTATCTTTCTGTTGGCCCGCGCCGGGTATTTGGACACTAAGACCAGAGACTTGTTCGGGGAGGTCAATTTTGCCTTTTTCAGCCTTGCCCAGTGCATCAGTCCTGTGATCTACGGGCTGCGCAAGGAGGAGCTCCTGGAACAGCTTTATCACAAGTTTCCCTGCCTGTCCTGTAACCTCAAGGGGTTTTTGGAGTGGATGGCTCGCACCGCTAGTTTGGGACACTGTTTTCATATCAGGTGACGGACAAGGGCCTTCTTTTGACAAGGATTGACGGCTCGGGACGGATATATTGAATATTCAAACTGCACAGAGAAGATGAACTAAGAAAATAAGTAGTGTCTTCTCCAAATGCTATCAAAAAGATTTCATGTAAAGCGAAATATGGAATTATtggaatataaaaaaacatatttgatattaaaaatggatttaaatattttttgattTTATGGGCTTGAAAAAAACTGGctgtaaacaaactggagtgCCAACAAGTCTTGCCTCACACACGAGGATATATTATGGAAGAATGCAATAAACAATAAGCAAGGGATTTCATTTTCTATAAACTCAAACGTGGGGGAGAATGAAGTGTTCAACGGGATTGCATCACAAATACTTTCAAAACGTTTTGATGACTTTGAGAACAATTCAGAAACCTTGGCGTGGATTCTgtgaattgcattttaaatggtttGAATAAtaaacctgaattataacctagaTTTTCAGTTTTATCAGTATTTATTTCTAATTATTTCCAGTATTTATCTTAAGTCCAGTGCAGCTTTATTCAGAACTATAAAACACTAATTTAGAAACTTAGTAAAACGTTGTGTCtgaaagtcatttttttaaatgtgttcaatACAAGTATAGAtgcagacattgaaaaatactttttcattataaaagtttttttttaaaatatgcctTACCATAACTCTAttcttcactatgctttaccatgctttcactgggctttatAAAACTTTGCTGTGCGTTTActatggtgaacttttataagggttagtttaccatggtttgtttttttaatatactttaccacacctctctgtgctttaccatacctctctgtgctttacaatgcttccctatgctttaccagacctctctgtgctttacaatgcttccctatgctttaccagacctctctgtgctttacaatgcttccctgtgctttaccagacctctctgtgctttacaatgcttccctatgctttaccatacctctctgtgctttacaatgcttccctatgctttaccagacctctctgtgctttacaatgctcccctatgctttaccagacctctctgtgctttacaatgcttccctatgctttaccagacctctctgtgcttcacaatgcttccctatgctttaccagacctctctgtgctttacaatgcttccctatgctttactagacctctctgtgctttacaatgcttccctatgctttaccagacctctctgtgctttacaatgcttccctatgctttaccagacctctctgtgctttacaatgcttccctatgctttaccagacctctctgtgctttacaatgcttccctatgctttaccagacctctctatgatGTGATCAGGAATTAGAGTAAACGTCTTAATGACTACgctgaaatgctttttaaaagctgcacTTCTTTGATAgcgcatgtattatgcattgttcctcactatcttgtaaagcgctttgtgatggtggcccactatgaaaggcgctatataaaataaatattgattgattgattgatttccaaTTCCAGTAATTtaggtttgtaaaaaaaaataaatgtgactacATATCATGAATATATGCTTGTTAGGTCAGATGCTGTGTCGTGAAGCTGttgcatttaaataaactattagCCATACATAAAAGGACAAAGGTCTTGCTGGCCAAAAATGACATATTTAATGGTACTGCCATAGAATATACAGCCGTGTGCCAATGCATgcgaacacctcaagatgtgtcattgatatcctttatataccctcTTGCATGAACACCTCTGGGTgcgagaatttcaatttccactcagtaatcagtgatatattattattagtttatttagcggacgcctttatccaaggcgacttacagagactagcgtgtgtgaactatgcatcagctgcagagtcacttacaactacgtctcacccgaaagacggagcacaaggaggttaagtgacttgctcagggtcacacagtgagtcagtggctgaggtgggatttgaaccggggacctcctggttacaagcccttttctttaaccactggaccacacagcctgctatatagaaacaataggcactggtgtgtaaaaatgttagaccactttgttcTGAAACAACTTTTAAAGAGTCTTaggcattttaccatttgtggctgtgtgttccttttcctATTTTAAATCGCATGTGTGGCCACacaattaaattagacaaccaCTAATCTGACAGTTTTTCCCAGATTTtcggttccagtggtttgatttcatacgcacagcCAATCAGCACTCCAGAAGCAATGGGggggttctaatacatttgcacacggcTGTGTTTGCAgaccctgcgatggactggcgtcccgtccagggtgtagtcccgcctTGCGCCCCTCTGTCTgtcgggttaggctctggctcaccgcaaccctctataggattaagcggttacacaGAATGGATGTATTTGCAGAACTTGACTATTGTCTTATTTTTTATCATGTGCAGTTTTCCCCCACAGTATGTTTTTAGTGTGAtctttaaaacaatacatattttattatttaccacatctcataatgctaaacacCACACAGAACACCGGAGCTGGTGAAAGACGACGCTTCCATTAAAACATGGAAGTAGGGAAATGTACGCATTTCTATATGTCTCCTTAGGAAGTTGAATTCTCCTATTTCTGTGGATCGCTGTGTGATGAGTGCGCATCGAGGGTTTCATTTCAATTTCTTTGCACGATGAAACAACCTCTTTCACTCTGAATTGCATCTATAGCTGTTATTAATAGTTCTGACCGGTTATTAATAAGAGGTCGATCCttgtaataacattttaatgttactaaaattcaaaaataattttataagaaACGAAGtgaaatccataaaaaaaaaacttgttataaaataattaaggtttattattattattattattattattattattattattattattattattttaataataataataataataataataataataataataataataatgtcattattattataattattgtttttattattattacaacatcaataattatttatttatttatttatttatttatttatttatttatttattattatttcaacgtGACCAGACAAAGAGtggag
This genomic stretch from Acipenser ruthenus chromosome 48, fAciRut3.2 maternal haplotype, whole genome shotgun sequence harbors:
- the LOC117404542 gene encoding odorant receptor 131-2, encoding MNESSSSTNESGNQYPEVRLCASMISFILLAFFNLVINFTIVSEERLRTQARFVLIFHLLFSGLVYFGLSSAFYLQSYMRFQISKASCLTLITILMTSASNILLTLTAMALDRYSAICFPLKYSALCGKHRPWLLGAVTWLLALLIPLYLVTQDREPDDQARCTRAQMKDGQLLKILLISCCTCLIVYSYVKILLEGRRIGVLNRRNRIGRKTILMHGVQLAVYILPNFVLYVIFLLARAGYLDTKTRDLFGEVNFAFFSLAQCISPVIYGLRKEELLEQLYHKFPCLSCNLKGFLEWMARTASLGHCFHIR